A single Scleropages formosus chromosome 4, fSclFor1.1, whole genome shotgun sequence DNA region contains:
- the bach1b gene encoding transcription regulator protein BACH1b isoform X1, protein MDEKTKKSAINCFCLVFLIQQTSHTMSFESSRTSMFTFQSSVHSSHVLQCLDEQRQKDILCDLTVVVENRSFRAHRSVLASCSDYFHARVTNHVGHGLVISLPSEVTVAGFDPLLQFAYTAKLLFTKENILEIRNCAIFLGFRNLDKACFEFLIPKFFDSSKSTPTVHRKSRWKSKCCMEKSSVSKSSINLDDGEDNDNEEEERKNNQSLDGLQKHKGDKASCQEAKAQADILRSCSLVCQEKSKQTDYSIPCVDNCKTPIKEQICPGLSSKGSVSPATPRASSDSTDQAGSHCCSSKSNLAQVTCEKVVMVSSCLPCVPSLPGNPNSLGFMESQHLACNQPVEAEDVQRKGCPVGPFEGCRFMPLPRLESDYQPLCYGFPYSLTKRDWEGEGRRSTVEREVAEHLARGFWQDLSFQTERSAANKCANIPCLLPLHQDSSKEGCPFLPELEPGKREVPSREALLEKSSYSSCVQSGEDSEFDTEGESESCTSERVCEVQLPFSVEQIAALNRNDFQQLLKQHPLTQEQLDFVHDVRRRSKNRIAAQRCRKRKLDCIHNLEYEIDKLRTEKEKLLQEQNLLNKLKLKTRQSLSDLCQWMCSEAKLQPDQLQMLAKYSSPDCPLSALVTQRPSHSSSPSLHDRAQENIYPSSACSTADTPLTVPMTDSRGYHLTGETHKVPCATLPLRPSEATALRRLADRPPKERDNPSANSHVVVDASSTCTIDQ, encoded by the exons ATGGACgagaagacaaaaaaatcagcaattaattgtttttgtctggtttttttaattcagcagaCATCCCACACAATGTCTTTTGAGAGCTCCaggacttccatgtttacattccAGTCCTCGGTGCACAGCTCACATGTGCTCCAGTGTTTGGATGAGCAAAGGCAGAAAGACATCTTGTGTGATCTGACGGTGGTTGTGGAAAACAGGAGCTTCCGCGCCCATCGCTCCGTGCTGGCTTCCTGCAGTGACTACTTCCATGCGAGAGTCACGAATCATGTGGGACACGGTCTAGTGATCTCACTTCCCAGCGAG GTAACAGTTGCAGGCTTTGATCCCTTACTTCAGTTTGCTTACACTGCAAAACTGCTCTTTACCAAAGAAAACATTCTTGAGATTCGCAACTGTGCAATCTTCCTGGGCTTCCGGAACCTGGACAAAGCCTGCTTCGAGTTCCTAATCCCAAAATTCTTTGATAGCAGCAAAAGCACACCGACAGTCCACAGGAAGTCTCGCTGGAAAAGCAAATGCTGCATGGAAAAATCATCTGTGAGCAAATCCAGCATCAACTTGGATGATGGTGAAGACAATGATAATGAAGAAGAGGAGCGTAAAAACAACCAGTCTTTAGATGGCCTCCAAAAACATAAGGGTGATAAAGCTTCATGTCAAGAAGCTAAAGCCCAGGCAGATATATTGAGAAGCTGCAGCCTTGTCTGCCAGGAGAAGAGCAAGCAGACAGATTATTCCATCCCATGTGTGGACAACTGCAAAACACCGATAAAGGAGCAGATCTGCCCAGGGCTGTCCAGCAAGGGCAGTGTCTCCCCCGCCACACCACGTGCCAGCAGTGATAGCACAGATCAGGCTGGGAGCCACTGTTGCAGTAGTAAATCAAATTTGGCCCAGGTGACTTGTGAGAAGGTTGTCATGGTGTCCAGCTGCCTCCCTTGTGTGCCATCTCTCCCAGGGAACCCAAATTCTTTGGGATTCATGGAGTCACAGCATTTAGCGTGCAACCAGCCTGTGGAGGCAGAAGACGTACAACGCAAGGGCTGTCCAGTGGGACCCTTTGAGGGGTGCAGATTTATGCCCCTGCCTAGGCTTGAATCAGATTATCAACCTTTGTGCTATGGCTTTCCCTATAGTCTGACCAAGAGGGACTGGGAAGGAGAAGGTAGGAGGAGCACTGTGGAAAGGGAAGTAGCTGAACATCTGGCCAGGGGCTTCTGGCAGGATCTGTCTTTTCAGACTGAGCGTTCTGCAGCAAACAAATGTGCAAACATCCCCTGCCTGTTGCCCCTGCACCAGGACTCCAGCAAGGAAGGCTGTCCTTTTCTCCCAGAACTGGAACCGGGGAAGAGGGAGGTCCCAAGCCGTGAGGCATTGCTGGAGAAAAGCTCCTACAGCTCATGTGTCCAGTCAGGGGAGGACTCTGAATTTGATACTGAAGGAGAGAGTGAATCTTGTACCAGTGAAAGAGTATGTGAG GTGCAGCTGCCCTTCTCAGTAGAGCAAATTGCCGCCTTGAACCGCAATGACTTCCAGCAATTGCTGAAACAGCACCCGCTAACCCAGGAGCAGCTGGACTTTGTGCACGATGTGCGACGCCGAAGTAAGAACCGAATTGCTGCCCAGCGTTGTCGCAAGAGGAAACTAGACTGCATCCACAACCTGGAGTATGAGATTGACAAGCTG AGGACGGAGAAGGAGAAACTCCTTCAGGAGCAGAATCTTCTCAACAAGCTGAAGCTCAAGACACGGCAGAGTCTGTCAGACCTGTGCCAGTGGATGTGCAGTGAGGCCAAGCTACAACCAGACCAGCTGCAGATGCTTGCTAAGTACTCCTCCCCTGACTGCCCATTGTCAGCTCTTGTCACACAGCGACCCTCACATTCATCAAGTCCCAGTCTCCATGATCGAGCCCAAGAAAACATATATCCAAGCTCTGCTTGCTCCACTGCGGACACCCCACTCACAGTGCCAATGACCGACTCCCGTGGGTACCATCTGACTGGAGAGACTCACAAAGTCCCTTGTGCCACACTCCCATTAAGACCCAGTGAAGCGACAGCCCTCAGAAGGTTGGCAGATAGGCCTCCGAAGGAGCGTGACAACCCCAGTGCTAACTCACATGTTGTTGTGGATGCAAGCAGCACGTGCACTATAGATCAATGA
- the bach1b gene encoding transcription regulator protein BACH1b isoform X2 gives MSFESSRTSMFTFQSSVHSSHVLQCLDEQRQKDILCDLTVVVENRSFRAHRSVLASCSDYFHARVTNHVGHGLVISLPSEVTVAGFDPLLQFAYTAKLLFTKENILEIRNCAIFLGFRNLDKACFEFLIPKFFDSSKSTPTVHRKSRWKSKCCMEKSSVSKSSINLDDGEDNDNEEEERKNNQSLDGLQKHKGDKASCQEAKAQADILRSCSLVCQEKSKQTDYSIPCVDNCKTPIKEQICPGLSSKGSVSPATPRASSDSTDQAGSHCCSSKSNLAQVTCEKVVMVSSCLPCVPSLPGNPNSLGFMESQHLACNQPVEAEDVQRKGCPVGPFEGCRFMPLPRLESDYQPLCYGFPYSLTKRDWEGEGRRSTVEREVAEHLARGFWQDLSFQTERSAANKCANIPCLLPLHQDSSKEGCPFLPELEPGKREVPSREALLEKSSYSSCVQSGEDSEFDTEGESESCTSERVCEVQLPFSVEQIAALNRNDFQQLLKQHPLTQEQLDFVHDVRRRSKNRIAAQRCRKRKLDCIHNLEYEIDKLRTEKEKLLQEQNLLNKLKLKTRQSLSDLCQWMCSEAKLQPDQLQMLAKYSSPDCPLSALVTQRPSHSSSPSLHDRAQENIYPSSACSTADTPLTVPMTDSRGYHLTGETHKVPCATLPLRPSEATALRRLADRPPKERDNPSANSHVVVDASSTCTIDQ, from the exons ATGTCTTTTGAGAGCTCCaggacttccatgtttacattccAGTCCTCGGTGCACAGCTCACATGTGCTCCAGTGTTTGGATGAGCAAAGGCAGAAAGACATCTTGTGTGATCTGACGGTGGTTGTGGAAAACAGGAGCTTCCGCGCCCATCGCTCCGTGCTGGCTTCCTGCAGTGACTACTTCCATGCGAGAGTCACGAATCATGTGGGACACGGTCTAGTGATCTCACTTCCCAGCGAG GTAACAGTTGCAGGCTTTGATCCCTTACTTCAGTTTGCTTACACTGCAAAACTGCTCTTTACCAAAGAAAACATTCTTGAGATTCGCAACTGTGCAATCTTCCTGGGCTTCCGGAACCTGGACAAAGCCTGCTTCGAGTTCCTAATCCCAAAATTCTTTGATAGCAGCAAAAGCACACCGACAGTCCACAGGAAGTCTCGCTGGAAAAGCAAATGCTGCATGGAAAAATCATCTGTGAGCAAATCCAGCATCAACTTGGATGATGGTGAAGACAATGATAATGAAGAAGAGGAGCGTAAAAACAACCAGTCTTTAGATGGCCTCCAAAAACATAAGGGTGATAAAGCTTCATGTCAAGAAGCTAAAGCCCAGGCAGATATATTGAGAAGCTGCAGCCTTGTCTGCCAGGAGAAGAGCAAGCAGACAGATTATTCCATCCCATGTGTGGACAACTGCAAAACACCGATAAAGGAGCAGATCTGCCCAGGGCTGTCCAGCAAGGGCAGTGTCTCCCCCGCCACACCACGTGCCAGCAGTGATAGCACAGATCAGGCTGGGAGCCACTGTTGCAGTAGTAAATCAAATTTGGCCCAGGTGACTTGTGAGAAGGTTGTCATGGTGTCCAGCTGCCTCCCTTGTGTGCCATCTCTCCCAGGGAACCCAAATTCTTTGGGATTCATGGAGTCACAGCATTTAGCGTGCAACCAGCCTGTGGAGGCAGAAGACGTACAACGCAAGGGCTGTCCAGTGGGACCCTTTGAGGGGTGCAGATTTATGCCCCTGCCTAGGCTTGAATCAGATTATCAACCTTTGTGCTATGGCTTTCCCTATAGTCTGACCAAGAGGGACTGGGAAGGAGAAGGTAGGAGGAGCACTGTGGAAAGGGAAGTAGCTGAACATCTGGCCAGGGGCTTCTGGCAGGATCTGTCTTTTCAGACTGAGCGTTCTGCAGCAAACAAATGTGCAAACATCCCCTGCCTGTTGCCCCTGCACCAGGACTCCAGCAAGGAAGGCTGTCCTTTTCTCCCAGAACTGGAACCGGGGAAGAGGGAGGTCCCAAGCCGTGAGGCATTGCTGGAGAAAAGCTCCTACAGCTCATGTGTCCAGTCAGGGGAGGACTCTGAATTTGATACTGAAGGAGAGAGTGAATCTTGTACCAGTGAAAGAGTATGTGAG GTGCAGCTGCCCTTCTCAGTAGAGCAAATTGCCGCCTTGAACCGCAATGACTTCCAGCAATTGCTGAAACAGCACCCGCTAACCCAGGAGCAGCTGGACTTTGTGCACGATGTGCGACGCCGAAGTAAGAACCGAATTGCTGCCCAGCGTTGTCGCAAGAGGAAACTAGACTGCATCCACAACCTGGAGTATGAGATTGACAAGCTG AGGACGGAGAAGGAGAAACTCCTTCAGGAGCAGAATCTTCTCAACAAGCTGAAGCTCAAGACACGGCAGAGTCTGTCAGACCTGTGCCAGTGGATGTGCAGTGAGGCCAAGCTACAACCAGACCAGCTGCAGATGCTTGCTAAGTACTCCTCCCCTGACTGCCCATTGTCAGCTCTTGTCACACAGCGACCCTCACATTCATCAAGTCCCAGTCTCCATGATCGAGCCCAAGAAAACATATATCCAAGCTCTGCTTGCTCCACTGCGGACACCCCACTCACAGTGCCAATGACCGACTCCCGTGGGTACCATCTGACTGGAGAGACTCACAAAGTCCCTTGTGCCACACTCCCATTAAGACCCAGTGAAGCGACAGCCCTCAGAAGGTTGGCAGATAGGCCTCCGAAGGAGCGTGACAACCCCAGTGCTAACTCACATGTTGTTGTGGATGCAAGCAGCACGTGCACTATAGATCAATGA